One region of Ornithinibacter aureus genomic DNA includes:
- a CDS encoding DedA family protein yields MLDTLTALVEAGAAAAWVLPVVLLVAVFDALVPPVPSEGIVVALAAVAVAGDGPNLMALAVAAGVGAFLGDSLTYVVGRRFGPQRLHRITRPSAQRALSRASDTLDRRGAVVILSARYVPLGRVAVNLTAGATGFPPRRFVGLAAVAATTWAAWSVGVGALAGHWLEGNPLLGSVLGVVAALLLGLGIDRVARRASGWGRMPSAVVART; encoded by the coding sequence GTGCTCGACACGCTCACCGCGCTCGTCGAGGCTGGTGCCGCCGCGGCGTGGGTGCTGCCCGTGGTGCTGCTCGTGGCCGTGTTCGACGCCCTGGTCCCGCCGGTGCCGAGTGAGGGGATCGTCGTCGCCCTGGCGGCTGTCGCCGTCGCCGGTGACGGGCCGAACCTGATGGCGCTCGCGGTGGCAGCCGGCGTCGGGGCCTTCCTCGGTGACTCCCTGACCTACGTCGTCGGTCGGCGGTTCGGTCCGCAGCGTCTGCACCGGATCACCCGGCCTTCCGCTCAGCGAGCCCTGAGCCGGGCTTCGGACACGCTCGACCGGCGCGGTGCCGTCGTCATCCTCTCGGCGCGCTACGTCCCGCTCGGCCGGGTGGCCGTGAACCTCACCGCGGGGGCGACCGGGTTCCCGCCCCGTCGTTTCGTCGGCTTGGCGGCAGTGGCCGCGACGACCTGGGCCGCCTGGTCGGTCGGGGTGGGTGCCCTGGCCGGCCACTGGCTCGAGGGCAACCCGCTGCTCGGATCGGTCCTGGGCGTGGTGGCGGCCCTGCTGCTCGGCCTCGGCATCGACCGGGTCGCCCGGCGCGCCAGCGGGTGGGGCCGGATGCCGTCCGCGGTCGTCGCGCGCACCTGA
- the groL gene encoding chaperonin GroEL (60 kDa chaperone family; promotes refolding of misfolded polypeptides especially under stressful conditions; forms two stacked rings of heptamers to form a barrel-shaped 14mer; ends can be capped by GroES; misfolded proteins enter the barrel where they are refolded when GroES binds), with protein MAKIIAFDEEARRGLERGMNVLADAVRVTLGPKGRNVVLEKKWGAPTITNDGVSIAKEIELDDPYEKIGAELVKEVAKKTDDVAGDGTTTATVLAQALVREGLRNVAAGANPMALKRGIEKAVAAVSDELLAAAKDVETKEQIAATASISAADPLIGEMIAEAMDKVGKEGVITVEESNTFGLELELTEGMRFDKGYISHYFVTDTERMEAVLEDPYVLIANSKIGSIKDLLPLLEKVMQSGKPLLIISEDVEGEALSTLVVNKIRGTFKSVAVKAPGFGDRRKAMLGDIAILTGGQVISEEVGLKLDTAELDLLGRARKVVVTKDETTIVEGAGDEEQIAGRVNQIRAEIEKSDSDYDREKLQERLAKLAGGVAVIKAGAATEVELKERKHRIEDAVRNAKAAVEEGIVAGGGVALIQAGKAAFAKLALEGEEATGANIVRVAIEAPLKQIAINAGLEGGVVAEKVGNLDSGWGLNAATGEYVDLIAAGIIDPAKVTRSALMNAASIAALFLTTEAVIADKPEKNPPAMPGGDDMGGMGF; from the coding sequence ATGGCCAAGATCATCGCTTTTGATGAAGAGGCGCGCCGCGGTCTCGAGCGGGGCATGAACGTGCTCGCCGACGCCGTCAGGGTCACCCTGGGGCCCAAGGGCCGCAACGTCGTGCTCGAGAAGAAGTGGGGCGCCCCCACGATCACCAACGACGGCGTCTCGATCGCCAAGGAGATCGAGCTCGACGACCCGTACGAGAAGATCGGCGCCGAGCTCGTCAAGGAGGTCGCCAAGAAGACCGACGACGTCGCCGGTGACGGCACGACGACGGCGACCGTCCTCGCCCAGGCGCTCGTGCGCGAGGGCCTGCGCAACGTCGCCGCCGGGGCCAACCCGATGGCGCTCAAGCGCGGCATCGAGAAGGCCGTCGCGGCCGTCTCCGACGAGCTGCTCGCCGCCGCCAAGGACGTCGAGACCAAGGAGCAGATCGCCGCGACCGCGTCGATCAGCGCCGCTGACCCCCTGATCGGCGAGATGATCGCCGAGGCCATGGACAAGGTCGGCAAGGAAGGCGTCATCACCGTCGAGGAGAGCAACACCTTCGGCCTCGAGCTCGAGCTCACCGAGGGCATGCGCTTCGACAAGGGCTACATCAGCCACTACTTCGTCACCGACACCGAGCGCATGGAGGCCGTGCTCGAGGACCCCTACGTCCTCATCGCGAACTCCAAGATCGGGTCGATCAAGGACCTGCTCCCGCTCCTGGAGAAGGTCATGCAGTCGGGCAAGCCGCTGCTCATCATCTCCGAGGACGTCGAGGGCGAGGCCCTGTCCACGCTCGTCGTGAACAAGATCCGTGGCACCTTCAAGTCGGTCGCCGTCAAGGCCCCCGGCTTCGGTGACCGCCGCAAGGCCATGCTCGGCGACATCGCCATCCTCACCGGTGGCCAGGTCATCTCCGAGGAGGTCGGCCTCAAGCTCGACACCGCCGAGCTCGACCTGCTCGGTCGCGCCCGCAAGGTCGTCGTCACCAAGGACGAGACGACCATCGTCGAGGGTGCCGGGGACGAGGAGCAGATCGCCGGTCGGGTCAACCAGATCCGTGCCGAGATCGAGAAGTCGGACTCCGACTACGACCGCGAGAAGCTCCAGGAGCGCCTCGCCAAGCTCGCCGGCGGCGTCGCCGTCATCAAGGCGGGCGCGGCCACCGAGGTCGAGCTCAAGGAGCGCAAGCACCGCATCGAGGATGCCGTGCGCAACGCCAAGGCCGCCGTCGAGGAGGGCATCGTCGCCGGTGGTGGCGTCGCCCTCATCCAGGCCGGCAAGGCCGCCTTCGCCAAGCTCGCGCTCGAAGGTGAGGAGGCGACCGGTGCGAACATCGTGCGCGTCGCCATCGAGGCCCCGCTCAAGCAGATCGCGATCAACGCCGGTCTCGAGGGTGGAGTCGTCGCGGAGAAGGTCGGCAACCTCGACTCCGGTTGGGGCCTGAACGCCGCGACCGGCGAGTACGTCGACCTCATCGCCGCGGGCATCATCGACCCGGCCAAGGTCACGCGCTCGGCGCTGATGAACGCTGCGTCGATCGCCGCGCTGTTCCTCACCACCGAGGCCGTCATCGCTGACAAGCCGGAGAAGAACCCGCCGGCCATGCCCGGCGGCGACGACATGGGCGGCATGGGTTTCTGA
- a CDS encoding HAAS signaling domain-containing protein: MTTPNHPAVDEWLARLDTEASALPAERRAELRTSIDEYLADAVGTTPRSEAAVRQVLADLGDPADLVAEASGQAVAPEIEYLAPDPFGAPVTGPPWLEVVTITLLAASVVLALVPATSAFAPLPWLIGCVLVLLSRRWGAADRALAVVSFGVLGVPLLLLGRDELPTTSSLVVAVALAALWLGTAVRLLLRARTPVDQGRGLRMT, from the coding sequence ATGACGACCCCGAACCACCCGGCGGTCGACGAGTGGCTCGCCCGACTCGACACCGAGGCGTCGGCGCTGCCGGCGGAGCGGCGGGCCGAGCTGCGCACGAGCATCGACGAGTACCTCGCGGATGCCGTCGGCACCACCCCCCGCTCGGAGGCCGCGGTTCGCCAGGTGCTCGCCGACCTCGGGGATCCTGCCGACCTCGTCGCCGAGGCCAGCGGCCAGGCGGTGGCTCCCGAGATCGAGTACCTCGCACCCGACCCGTTCGGCGCCCCGGTGACCGGGCCCCCGTGGCTGGAGGTCGTGACGATCACGCTGCTCGCGGCATCGGTCGTCCTGGCGCTCGTGCCGGCGACCTCGGCGTTCGCACCGCTGCCGTGGCTGATCGGCTGTGTGCTCGTGCTGCTCTCGCGGCGCTGGGGCGCCGCCGACAGGGCGCTGGCCGTGGTCTCCTTCGGCGTGCTGGGCGTGCCCCTGCTCCTCCTCGGCCGTGACGAGCTGCCGACGACCTCGAGCCTGGTGGTCGCGGTGGCCCTGGCCGCCCTGTGGCTGGGCACTGCGGTGCGGTTGCTGCTGCGGGCGCGGACCCCGGTCGACCAGGGCCGCGGCCTGCGCATGACCTGA
- a CDS encoding alkaline phosphatase D family protein has product MTTATATDPLVLGPLLRYVDESSATIWVRTADPALVTVERAGHVWSAPTFAVHGSHFALVVLDGLEPGSDDAYEVRLDGIPVWPREGMPPSRVRTLDPAREPRLAFGTCRTTGSHDEVGNRAHGVDALRSFAIALRDDPTTHWPDLLLLLGDQVYADTTPHPELEEFMASRRDLSLPPGDEIKDFVEYAELYRLAWSDDVVRWVLSTVPSAMMFDDHDIRDDWNTSWSWRREIRATTWWQERIVAGLGAYWVHQHIGNLSPAELADEEVWRHVSAHAASGEAGELDLSDVLDAVAARADEEPSTYRWSYARALGDCALVVVDSRAARELRPDGRSMLDADEMRWLDGVMRGGVRHLFIGTSLPFLLPPGLHDFEAMNEAMAQGSHGRRVARAAERVRRRIDLEHWAAFNEGFDEVFEMVMAVARGERGAAPQTVTFLSGDVHNSYLAQVSDPRRLGASSRIVQAVCSPIRNPMPRGVRVVMSLFARSLVRPMRFIAARSRRVPNPAYPWTITDGPWFDNNLALVTVGEGALELSWVTGVVADDVDHPALQTVYAARITPLVPSPRLVEGLSKV; this is encoded by the coding sequence ATGACCACGGCCACCGCCACTGACCCGCTCGTCCTCGGACCCCTGCTGCGCTACGTCGACGAGTCGTCGGCGACGATCTGGGTTCGCACGGCGGATCCCGCGCTGGTCACCGTCGAGCGGGCCGGGCACGTCTGGAGTGCCCCGACCTTCGCCGTCCACGGCTCTCACTTCGCGCTCGTCGTGCTCGACGGGCTCGAGCCCGGCAGCGACGACGCGTACGAGGTGCGCCTCGACGGCATCCCCGTCTGGCCACGCGAGGGGATGCCGCCGAGCCGGGTTCGCACGCTGGACCCGGCCCGCGAACCGCGGCTGGCCTTCGGCACCTGCCGCACGACCGGGAGCCACGACGAGGTGGGCAACCGGGCCCACGGGGTCGATGCGCTGCGTTCCTTCGCGATCGCCCTGAGGGACGACCCGACGACGCACTGGCCCGACCTGCTCCTGCTGCTCGGTGACCAGGTGTACGCGGACACCACCCCGCACCCCGAGCTCGAGGAGTTCATGGCGTCGCGGCGCGACCTGTCGCTGCCACCCGGGGACGAGATCAAGGACTTCGTCGAGTACGCCGAGCTGTACCGGCTCGCGTGGAGCGACGACGTCGTGCGCTGGGTGCTGTCGACGGTGCCCTCGGCGATGATGTTCGACGACCACGACATCCGCGACGACTGGAACACCTCGTGGTCCTGGCGCCGCGAGATCCGGGCCACGACGTGGTGGCAGGAACGCATCGTCGCCGGGCTCGGGGCCTACTGGGTGCACCAGCACATCGGCAACCTCTCGCCGGCCGAGCTCGCCGACGAGGAGGTGTGGCGCCACGTGAGCGCGCACGCGGCATCCGGGGAGGCCGGTGAGCTCGACCTCTCGGACGTGCTGGATGCCGTGGCCGCCCGGGCGGACGAGGAACCGTCGACCTACCGCTGGAGCTACGCCCGAGCCCTCGGGGACTGCGCCCTCGTCGTCGTCGACTCGCGCGCGGCTCGTGAACTGCGCCCCGACGGCCGCTCGATGCTCGACGCCGACGAGATGCGCTGGCTCGACGGGGTGATGCGCGGTGGGGTGCGCCACCTGTTCATCGGCACCTCGCTGCCGTTCCTCCTGCCGCCCGGTCTGCACGACTTCGAGGCGATGAACGAGGCGATGGCGCAGGGGTCGCACGGGCGACGGGTGGCCAGGGCTGCCGAGCGCGTTCGCCGACGCATCGACCTCGAGCACTGGGCGGCCTTCAACGAGGGGTTCGACGAGGTGTTCGAGATGGTCATGGCGGTCGCCCGTGGTGAGCGGGGCGCGGCGCCGCAGACCGTGACCTTCCTGTCGGGGGACGTGCACAACTCCTACCTGGCCCAGGTGAGCGACCCGCGGCGTCTTGGCGCCTCGTCGCGGATCGTGCAGGCGGTGTGCTCCCCGATCCGCAACCCCATGCCGCGGGGTGTGCGAGTCGTCATGTCGCTGTTCGCCCGCTCGCTCGTGCGCCCGATGCGGTTCATCGCCGCCCGGTCGCGGCGGGTGCCCAACCCGGCGTACCCGTGGACGATCACCGACGGGCCGTGGTTCGACAACAACCTCGCCCTCGTGACCGTCGGCGAGGGGGCGCTGGAGCTGTCGTGGGTGACCGGGGTCGTCGCTGATGACGTGGACCATCCGGCGTTGCAGACCGTGTATGCCGCCCGCATCACGCCGTTGGTGCCGTCACCACGGTTGGTCGAGGGTCTGTCTAAGGTTTGA
- a CDS encoding ABC transporter ATP-binding protein, whose translation MTLAETTARETTPRLAAARVEGLSKVYGSGETRVVALDDVTLDLYAGEFTAIMGKSGSGKSTLMHCAAGLDEASAGHVFVGDVDLTTLKERALTELRRDRIGFVFQAFNLVPTLTARENIVLPAAIAGREPDAAWFDEVVDTVGLRDRLGHRPSEMSGGQQQRVACARALVGRPDIVFADEPTGNLDSTSGAEVLGFLRRVVDTHGQTVVMVTHDPGAASWTDRVVFLADGKVVDELREPTPELVLEKMAALGRPVGA comes from the coding sequence ATGACCCTCGCCGAAACCACCGCCCGCGAGACGACGCCGCGCCTGGCCGCCGCCCGGGTCGAGGGGCTGAGCAAGGTGTACGGCTCGGGGGAGACCCGGGTCGTCGCGCTCGATGACGTGACCCTGGACCTGTACGCGGGGGAGTTCACCGCGATCATGGGCAAGTCGGGGTCGGGGAAGTCCACGCTGATGCACTGTGCGGCAGGGTTGGACGAGGCGAGCGCCGGGCACGTCTTCGTCGGGGACGTCGACCTCACGACGCTCAAGGAGCGGGCGCTCACCGAGCTGCGGCGCGACCGCATCGGGTTCGTGTTCCAGGCCTTCAACCTCGTGCCCACGCTCACCGCCCGCGAGAACATCGTGCTCCCGGCGGCCATCGCCGGACGCGAGCCGGATGCCGCGTGGTTCGACGAGGTCGTCGACACCGTCGGGTTGCGCGACCGACTCGGGCACCGCCCGAGCGAGATGTCCGGGGGCCAGCAGCAGCGCGTCGCCTGCGCCCGCGCGCTCGTCGGGCGGCCCGACATCGTCTTTGCCGACGAGCCCACCGGCAACCTCGACTCCACGTCGGGCGCCGAGGTCCTGGGCTTCCTGCGGCGGGTCGTCGACACCCACGGCCAGACCGTGGTCATGGTGACGCACGACCCCGGCGCGGCCAGCTGGACCGACCGGGTCGTCTTCCTCGCCGACGGCAAGGTGGTCGACGAGCTGCGCGAGCCGACCCCCGAGCTGGTCCTGGAGAAGATGGCCGCCCTCGGTCGGCCGGTCGGGGCCTGA
- a CDS encoding ABC transporter permease, whose product MLKATWRNVFAHKVRLFLSAFAVILGVAFVAGSYIFTDTLDRAFTGLTSGAVGDVIVQPGSSDGEEASGLGALGSRTVPASLVEELGAVPGAARADGRVSNFGTFVVGKDGKLIGGQGPPGIAVNRSEGPAANGIPLATLESGRWPEAPDEVVLDPSTARKAGYLLGERIPLVTTSEVPRIELTYVGTASFGGSALVGASVVMLETSKAQEVYLGGEDAFSAVWVTAAPGTSQEQLLASVKEALPEGFRAATGDATSERASTRIDEALSFVTTFLLVFAGVALTVGAFLIVNTFSILVAQRSRELALLRAIGASRRQVARSVLAEAGVVGLVGSAVGIAMGFVLAVGIKLLFSRIGLDLSANELVLRPRTVVVALVVGILVTLAAAYLPARRAGRVPPVAAMRDDVALAESGLRWRLVVGAALLAAGIAAMAAGLAGLGSQPTYVLGAGAFGVLVGTALLSPVLGRPVLAALGWFYRRSFGAVGLMAEQNARRNPRRTAATASALMIGVALVTMMSVLGASAKASLDQSLSEDIVADFVVSNAVGQAFSSTVADEIEQVDGVAALARVRSAVLQVDGDRDFASAVDPSAVDAVARPEIVTGALADLDATSVAISSELAADRGWAVGSTVKIGYAGTTSDATVVATYVEGAVLQSDVTMSLEGFDAIGVPPTDRTVYVVAAPGVDRAVLGAALKDVVVDLPTVTVNDQETFAQEQRAPIDQLLFIVYALLGLAVVIAVLGIVNTLALSVIERVREIGLLRAVGLSRTQLRTMLRLESVAIALLGAVLGIALGLAFALALQRSLIDDGIDVLAIPVGQLALFVAVAAVVGVLAALWPGRRAAKLDILRAIASD is encoded by the coding sequence GTGCTCAAGGCCACCTGGCGCAATGTCTTCGCGCACAAGGTGCGGCTGTTCCTCAGCGCCTTCGCCGTCATCCTCGGTGTGGCGTTCGTGGCCGGCTCCTACATCTTCACCGACACCCTCGACCGGGCCTTCACCGGCCTTACGAGCGGGGCCGTCGGGGACGTCATCGTGCAGCCCGGGTCGAGCGATGGCGAGGAGGCGTCCGGTCTGGGCGCCCTCGGAAGCCGCACCGTCCCGGCATCCTTGGTCGAGGAACTGGGCGCAGTTCCCGGGGCGGCCCGCGCGGACGGGCGGGTGTCGAACTTCGGCACGTTCGTCGTCGGCAAGGACGGCAAGCTCATCGGTGGCCAGGGCCCGCCCGGGATCGCCGTCAACCGCAGCGAGGGGCCGGCCGCGAACGGCATCCCGTTGGCCACGCTGGAGAGCGGACGCTGGCCCGAGGCGCCCGACGAGGTCGTGCTCGACCCGTCGACGGCACGCAAGGCCGGCTACCTGCTGGGGGAGCGGATCCCGCTCGTCACGACGAGTGAGGTGCCGCGGATCGAGCTGACCTATGTCGGGACCGCGAGCTTCGGCGGGTCGGCCCTGGTGGGTGCGAGCGTCGTCATGCTCGAGACCTCGAAGGCCCAGGAGGTGTACCTCGGTGGTGAGGACGCCTTCTCCGCGGTGTGGGTGACCGCGGCGCCGGGCACGAGCCAGGAGCAGTTGCTCGCCTCGGTCAAGGAGGCGCTGCCCGAGGGGTTCCGGGCCGCGACCGGCGACGCGACCTCCGAGCGCGCCTCGACCCGCATCGACGAGGCACTGTCCTTCGTCACGACGTTCCTCCTCGTCTTCGCCGGGGTCGCCCTGACCGTCGGCGCCTTCCTCATCGTCAACACCTTCTCGATCCTCGTCGCCCAGCGCAGCCGTGAACTGGCGCTGCTGCGGGCCATCGGTGCCAGCCGACGCCAGGTGGCGCGGTCGGTGCTTGCGGAGGCCGGCGTCGTGGGCCTCGTCGGATCCGCCGTGGGTATCGCGATGGGCTTCGTGCTCGCCGTCGGGATCAAGTTGCTCTTCAGTCGGATCGGGCTCGACCTCAGCGCCAACGAGCTCGTGCTGCGGCCGCGCACGGTCGTCGTCGCACTCGTGGTCGGCATCCTCGTCACCCTGGCCGCCGCGTACCTGCCGGCTCGTCGGGCTGGCCGGGTTCCCCCGGTCGCGGCGATGCGGGACGACGTCGCCCTCGCCGAGAGCGGGCTGCGCTGGCGCCTCGTCGTGGGTGCGGCGCTCCTCGCCGCCGGGATCGCGGCCATGGCGGCCGGGCTCGCCGGCCTCGGGTCGCAGCCGACGTACGTCCTCGGTGCGGGTGCGTTCGGTGTCCTCGTCGGCACGGCGCTGCTGAGCCCCGTGCTCGGCCGGCCGGTGCTGGCCGCCCTGGGGTGGTTCTACCGCCGCTCCTTCGGAGCCGTGGGGCTGATGGCCGAGCAGAACGCCCGCCGCAACCCGCGACGCACGGCGGCCACGGCATCCGCCCTGATGATCGGCGTCGCCCTGGTGACGATGATGTCCGTGCTCGGTGCGTCGGCCAAGGCCAGCCTGGACCAGTCGCTCTCCGAGGACATCGTGGCCGACTTCGTCGTGTCCAATGCCGTGGGGCAGGCCTTCTCCTCGACGGTCGCCGACGAGATCGAGCAGGTCGACGGGGTTGCCGCGCTCGCCCGGGTACGCAGTGCGGTGCTCCAGGTCGACGGCGACCGCGACTTCGCGTCGGCGGTCGACCCGTCGGCCGTGGATGCCGTGGCACGGCCGGAGATCGTCACCGGCGCCCTGGCTGATCTCGACGCGACCTCGGTGGCGATCTCCAGCGAGCTCGCTGCGGATCGGGGGTGGGCGGTCGGGTCGACCGTCAAGATCGGGTATGCCGGGACGACGTCGGACGCCACGGTCGTCGCGACCTATGTCGAGGGTGCCGTGCTGCAGTCGGACGTCACGATGTCGCTGGAGGGCTTCGATGCGATCGGGGTGCCGCCGACCGATCGCACGGTCTACGTCGTGGCAGCCCCCGGTGTCGACCGGGCGGTGCTGGGCGCTGCGCTGAAGGACGTCGTGGTCGACCTGCCGACCGTCACGGTCAACGACCAGGAGACCTTCGCGCAGGAGCAGCGCGCGCCGATCGACCAGCTGCTGTTCATCGTCTACGCACTCCTTGGTCTGGCCGTGGTCATCGCCGTGCTCGGCATCGTCAACACGCTGGCCCTGTCGGTCATCGAGCGGGTGCGTGAGATCGGGCTGCTGCGGGCGGTGGGCCTCAGCCGCACCCAGTTGCGCACGATGCTGCGGTTGGAGTCGGTGGCGATCGCACTGCTCGGGGCGGTGCTCGGCATCGCGCTCGGCCTCGCGTTTGCCCTGGCGCTGCAGCGCTCGCTCATCGACGACGGCATCGACGTGCTCGCCATCCCCGTCGGGCAGTTGGCGCTGTTCGTCGCGGTGGCCGCCGTGGTCGGGGTGCTCGCTGCCCTGTGGCCGGGCCGCCGCGCCGCCAAGCTCGACATCCTGCGCGCCATCGCCAGCGACTGA
- a CDS encoding WXG100 family type VII secretion target, with amino-acid sequence MAAQFTVDTERIAGAAGDIARISAEIEGQVATMMARLNGLQDAWTGTASAQFQGVVSQWRGTQQQVRTSLDSIGQVLGAAGTQYADAEAAATRMFTP; translated from the coding sequence ATGGCAGCACAGTTCACCGTCGACACCGAGCGCATCGCGGGTGCAGCCGGCGACATCGCGCGCATCTCCGCCGAGATCGAGGGCCAGGTCGCCACGATGATGGCCCGGCTCAACGGCCTTCAGGACGCGTGGACCGGCACGGCGTCGGCGCAGTTCCAGGGTGTCGTCTCGCAGTGGCGGGGCACGCAGCAGCAGGTGCGCACCTCGCTGGACTCCATCGGCCAGGTGCTCGGCGCCGCGGGCACCCAGTACGCCGACGCCGAGGCCGCAGCCACGCGGATGTTCACTCCCTGA
- a CDS encoding DUF4031 domain-containing protein: MAILIDPPRPEAHGRRWSHLISDTSTEELHAFARAAGIPRRAFEGDHYDIPEERYAAVVAAGAEPIPARDLVRRLQRSGLRLQKRRGDTGVAKVTGIRFVDGTSADVDLIASPREADEARVFAAMAFVRDDTSDFVLVHSVRRSEWGAPGGWREPGESVRQNAVREVREETGLCVAPHDLIPIGYERFHHRSSGGLWREGQDLLQVYEVSVPGIRPALTPGLDDTSHHQWVTWDELEALCSRQFWWALAEATLSPPAG, encoded by the coding sequence GTGGCCATCCTCATCGACCCGCCGCGCCCCGAGGCGCACGGCCGCCGGTGGTCGCACCTGATCAGCGACACCAGCACCGAGGAGCTGCACGCCTTCGCCCGCGCGGCCGGCATCCCCCGCAGGGCGTTCGAGGGCGACCACTACGACATCCCCGAGGAGCGCTACGCCGCCGTGGTCGCAGCCGGGGCAGAGCCGATCCCGGCACGTGACCTCGTCCGACGGCTCCAGCGCAGCGGGCTGCGCCTGCAGAAGCGCCGCGGCGACACCGGCGTCGCCAAGGTCACCGGCATCCGCTTCGTCGACGGCACGAGCGCCGACGTCGACCTCATCGCCTCCCCTCGCGAGGCCGACGAGGCACGAGTGTTCGCGGCGATGGCCTTCGTCCGCGACGACACCAGCGACTTCGTGCTCGTGCACTCCGTGCGCCGCAGCGAGTGGGGTGCACCGGGTGGCTGGCGCGAGCCGGGGGAGTCGGTGCGTCAGAACGCCGTTCGTGAGGTCCGTGAGGAGACCGGCCTGTGCGTGGCCCCCCACGACCTCATCCCGATCGGTTACGAGCGCTTCCACCACCGATCCTCCGGCGGCCTGTGGCGCGAGGGGCAGGACCTGCTCCAGGTCTACGAGGTGAGCGTCCCCGGCATCCGACCCGCCCTCACCCCTGGACTCGACGACACGTCACACCACCAGTGGGTCACCTGGGACGAGCTCGAGGCCCTGTGCTCCCGCCAGTTCTGGTGGGCGCTCGCCGAGGCGACCCTCAGCCCGCCAGCCGGGTGA
- a CDS encoding HD domain-containing protein: MRALQRRWVADCAAAAPRAPREVVDDVGHDLLNRWSEKHRRYHGLTHLSEVLAALDRLCATRAVSAEDATVAVLAAWFHDAVYSVIRETPDRPGTSGAAAAAGAATVSNEAASADLAEHHLSALRVAATTRRRVTASVLDTEHHDLGSTAGEDPARVLLHDADLWILAAPVVRFDEYCAQVRAEYAHVPAAVYARERSAVLRPFLARDNVYRTQYARSTWGPAARENLARELTRLAG, translated from the coding sequence ATGCGTGCGCTCCAACGCCGGTGGGTGGCCGACTGCGCCGCGGCCGCTCCCCGGGCGCCACGGGAGGTCGTCGACGACGTGGGGCACGACCTGCTCAATCGCTGGAGCGAGAAGCACCGGCGCTACCACGGCCTCACCCACCTCAGCGAGGTGCTCGCAGCGCTCGACCGGCTGTGCGCCACCCGCGCGGTCTCCGCCGAGGACGCAACGGTCGCCGTTTTGGCCGCCTGGTTCCACGACGCTGTCTACTCGGTCATCCGTGAGACGCCAGACCGTCCCGGCACGTCGGGGGCAGCCGCGGCCGCAGGGGCAGCCACCGTGAGCAACGAGGCCGCGAGCGCAGACCTGGCCGAGCACCACCTGAGCGCGCTGAGGGTGGCGGCGACGACGCGACGGCGCGTCACGGCATCCGTGCTCGACACCGAGCACCACGATCTGGGCAGCACCGCCGGTGAGGACCCTGCCCGGGTGCTGCTGCATGACGCGGACCTGTGGATCCTCGCGGCTCCGGTGGTTCGGTTCGACGAGTACTGCGCCCAGGTGCGCGCCGAGTACGCGCACGTGCCCGCGGCGGTCTACGCCCGTGAGCGCTCTGCCGTGCTGCGACCGTTCCTCGCGCGGGACAACGTGTACCGCACCCAGTACGCGCGGTCGACGTGGGGGCCGGCGGCGCGTGAGAACCTCGCCCGCGAACTCACCCGGCTGGCGGGCTGA